ACCTAAAGGCAAATAATTTTGAAAGCGACCCCCGCCAGGCCTTATTTTGCTATAACCATGCAACCTGGTACGTCAACATGATCTTAGAAAAAGCCGAAACCTATGCATCCATAACGCCCATGGGGGAGGGCAGTTGGCCACTACCACCGCAATGGAACAGCATTACCTCCCCCTTTGGTAAAAGAACCCTAAATGGAGAAGAGGAATTTCACCCCGGCCTTGACATTGCCTGCCCTATTGGTACACCAGTTTTTGCAGTAATCGGCGGCGAAGTTATAACGGCAGATTGGGTTTCTGGGTATGGGTATTGTGTAATGATGAAGCACCCGGATGAGACCGTAACAGTCTACGGACACTTATCGGATATAAAGGTGACGATGGGTGACAATGTTAAACAGGGTCAGGTCATAGCCCTTTCTGGAAACACAGGTAGATCTACAGGCCCTCACTTACATTTTGAAGTCAGGAAAGCAAATAACCTATGTAACCCCATGGATTGGCTAAAAACCCCCAGTTCAAATTACTAAGGGTTTATAATGCACGGCTCAGGTGCTAATGGCTGAGACAGTCAGAATTATTAAGGAGGTGTGCTTGCTATTAGCTTAATTGTAATTACCTCACCGGCCACTGATGCTGGTAAGACTTTTTTAGCAACTGGTATTGCAGAGACCCTGGCGTATAGTCAATATAAAACCAGCTTTTTAGACTATGACATTGCTGTGGGGGATTCTCTGCGCATTTTTGGCCTAATGGATGACGCTCGAAGGCCTCATCCCACGGTTTCCTCATGGCAAGACTATCCTGACTTAGCCCAGTCATCACTTAAAACCAAAAATGGTGTTTTAGTATTTCCTAAACCGGAAATATCTTATGAAGTAATCACCCGAGAAAACGCAATGAAGTTGGTTCAGGCGGTAAAGGATTTTTCCGACGCTATTGTTGTTGATCTAGGAACAGACCACAGGATGCCCCATTACGAGGCTTTTATAAAAGCTGCGGATACAGCTTTTCTTGTGGTTGATTGTGATGAAAAAGCCTTGGTTCGTCTAAAATCATTTATACATAACAATGCAATAAATCCCCAGAATGGGTGGATTTTAGCTATCAATTCCAGGGAAAGGAACGCAACCTATTCTACAAAAGAATTTGTACGTATTGCTAAGGGTCTAAACAATGTAACCAAGGTAATTGAAATACCTTTTTTCAAGGAAATTGAGAAACAGTTCCCTAAGACGTTTCCTCCAAGTTCCTCAGTTGCTAAAGAAATATTTAATATTCTCCAAGGGGGCTCAGTGAAAAAATCAATCCTAACAGATGGAATAAAATATCTAAAAAATAATATGAGTTGCATAAGTAATTCAAATGAAGAAGAGGAGATCTCTAATCAATCATTTGAAGTTTTGATCAATGGTGAATTAATAAATTATTGCAGCTTGAAAGAAATCAATAACATCGAAGATAGTATAGAAGCCATCTTTTTACCAACTGATTTTTCAAATATCTATGAAGTTATAAAAGAGCTGCGGAGAAAGACTGCTTTGCAAAAAGTCGCTATTGTAACCATTGGAAATTACGATTCCAAATTAATTGAATCAGGTGCTGATGAGTGTTTTCAAAAAATAAGCCCCGAAGTATTAAAAATAGTCAAGACTAAGGCCCAGAAATTAAGGGGGTTGTGGCATAAGGCAAATATAGACGAATTAACTGGTTGTTATCAGCGAAATTTTATGGACGAATGTTTTAACCACGCCATTCAAAATCATAAGGAGAAAGGGGAACCTTTTTCAGTAAACATCTTTGACCTTAACGACTTTAAAAATATAAATGATACTCATGGTCACAACGCTGGGGATTTGGTACTCAAAGCCTTTGGTCAACATCTCTGTACTACGTGTAGAGATATAGATATTCCTATCCGGAGTGGTGGGGATGAATTTATACTCATTCTTCCTAACGAAACTCTTGAAACAGCAAAAATAGTAGCAGAAAGAATAAGGTCAAGTTGGCAGGGAGTGTTCACATCTCCCAGTGGAAGATTCACGGCAACCTTCTCTGTTGGTATTTCTCAGGCAGGAGCAGACGGGGTTACCCAAGAGCAATTATTAAATGCGGCTGATAGAAGAATGTATCAGGACAAACAAAAATTCAAAAGCAATGTTATTTGTAAATATAAAAAAATAACCACGAATAGCCTTATGGTTACAACAAATCTCGTTGAGATAGACCAGCTCATTCAAAATAACAAAAAACCCCTGGTTGTTATCGATGCCGATAAAGGCCAACTAATAAACACGTTGGATATCAATCCAAATACAGCCTGGCAACATGATTGGCGCATAGGTTTGGCTGCTACACCTGCCAAAATCGGCAAGAAAACAGAGTTGTATTCTATCCCTCCGGATGAAACCGATATCGAATGGGAAGAAAGGGATCTAAGGGTATTAAAAGAAATTGTCCTGCAGGCTATTAAAGCCAAGAAAAAAGTTGTGATTGTAGCCGATAAACTCTATCCCGAAATTTCAGAAAGACTCTCCAGTATTTCATAGCCGGGCACCCTAGGTGTCCGGCTCCTTTATTTTTAAGACTACTTTTAGGTAGGTGATAAAAATTATATACTTCTACGGTTCAGAAACCCTTAGAAAAAAGTTATCGATGCTAGCCTTATCGAATCAGCCAGACAAAGCAAAATATGCTGTTATTGAAATGCCCGGGGGCTTAGATGCCATTGATAATATACCCCCTGGTATTCCCATATTTGCTGTTGTTACTGCTGTCATGTCCTTCCCGGAACTGAAGGTCATCCATACTCATAATGGGGTCAAGGTTATGAATCCAGAAAAAATTATTGAGGAACTATCAGGTATCATGCCTGCTCAACCCAATGACGATTTTGATCTATTCTTTGATGAGCCAGTCCCACAAGAACAGAAAAATGATGCTTTTACAGGCTCAGAAGACCAACCCGATAAATTTAACCTGGCGCCAAGACAACAGAAAGAAATAATGCATGAACCGGTTATTGATTATCCTGTAAGAAAGAATTATCTTAGCAGGCCTTCCACTAAAGCTAAGGTAATCATTTCTTTTTCAGCCGATACAGGTATCGGGAAAACAACCGTGGCCTCTAACCTTGGTTGCTATGCAGCCAAGCTGGGGATAAAAGACCCCGTGGTTGTAGACTTCGACTTGGGCGTTGGCAATTTGGATGTGGCTGTGGGTATGGTCAATGAGCAAGATCGGCAAAAACTTATGGACAAAAAAGTCCTTCCCAGTGGGGGAAGCTGGGCCACGGTAATTGACTGGCGCAACCACGCGGGGACCCTAAAGCAAAATACCCTCAAACATCATTCAGGCTTTTATGTTTTACCATCGTACAACCAGGAAGGCATTGATGAAATATCTCCTTCTGAAGCCCAGGAACTCATTGATATTTTGTCAGAGACCTATGGGCTTGTGGTAATTGACATGGGGCACAGGGCATCTGAACCCCATGCACGCATGGCTCTGGAGATGGCTGACACCGTTATCTTAGTGGCCGGTCAGACACAAAAAACCCTGGCTAGAATCACAGACTTTCTAAAACAGTCCGGTGGTCCCAAGAATAATATGCAGTTGTTATTTAACATGGTGGACCCATTGAAACGGTACGATCCTTCTCAGGTGGCAGAAAAACTGGGCTTTAAGTCTTACCACGAGATCCATATGGATGGTAAAAGTTCTGTGGCGGCTGAACGGAGACGGAAACTGTTTGTAGAGCTTAACGGCAGCACTGCCGGAGAAGAGCTAAAGAAATTTGCACATACCATCCTGCCAGTGGATGACTATCCTGAAACAGAAGAAACTAAGTCCTCCATACTAACAGGGCTTAACCCATTTAATAAGCTATCAAAAATCTTCAAAAGGAGGGACTAACAATAGAGAACAGCTATATTTACCTGCCAAACTTCCAAGTCTTTAATGAAAAACTATCATCTTTAACCGGGCTAAGATGCCTTAATGATTTAGGAGAAAGTCCACCAGCTGTGACGGTTATAGTCAGAAAGTGTAATCAGGGGGGTGTTGATGACCCAATCCTGCATATCTCAGACGTTTTCCGAACCTTGGTGGTAGCTGGTCCTCGAAACAATCAAGGCATGGCTTACCACAACCGAGTTACTTCCCTTGGGGTAGCAAGTGATAACGTTATCTTCTTAGAGAAAGGCACAAACTGGGCTCAAATGGTTGCTGACAGGGTTATCGCTATGATAGCTGCTAAGCCCGTTGTACAAAATGAAGATGATTATTGGGGGTTTGATTCCGATCCCCAGCCCCCAGT
This genomic interval from Desulforamulus reducens MI-1 contains the following:
- a CDS encoding AAA family ATPase codes for the protein MIKIIYFYGSETLRKKLSMLALSNQPDKAKYAVIEMPGGLDAIDNIPPGIPIFAVVTAVMSFPELKVIHTHNGVKVMNPEKIIEELSGIMPAQPNDDFDLFFDEPVPQEQKNDAFTGSEDQPDKFNLAPRQQKEIMHEPVIDYPVRKNYLSRPSTKAKVIISFSADTGIGKTTVASNLGCYAAKLGIKDPVVVDFDLGVGNLDVAVGMVNEQDRQKLMDKKVLPSGGSWATVIDWRNHAGTLKQNTLKHHSGFYVLPSYNQEGIDEISPSEAQELIDILSETYGLVVIDMGHRASEPHARMALEMADTVILVAGQTQKTLARITDFLKQSGGPKNNMQLLFNMVDPLKRYDPSQVAEKLGFKSYHEIHMDGKSSVAAERRRKLFVELNGSTAGEELKKFAHTILPVDDYPETEETKSSILTGLNPFNKLSKIFKRRD
- a CDS encoding GGDEF domain-containing protein; the encoded protein is MDDARRPHPTVSSWQDYPDLAQSSLKTKNGVLVFPKPEISYEVITRENAMKLVQAVKDFSDAIVVDLGTDHRMPHYEAFIKAADTAFLVVDCDEKALVRLKSFIHNNAINPQNGWILAINSRERNATYSTKEFVRIAKGLNNVTKVIEIPFFKEIEKQFPKTFPPSSSVAKEIFNILQGGSVKKSILTDGIKYLKNNMSCISNSNEEEEISNQSFEVLINGELINYCSLKEINNIEDSIEAIFLPTDFSNIYEVIKELRRKTALQKVAIVTIGNYDSKLIESGADECFQKISPEVLKIVKTKAQKLRGLWHKANIDELTGCYQRNFMDECFNHAIQNHKEKGEPFSVNIFDLNDFKNINDTHGHNAGDLVLKAFGQHLCTTCRDIDIPIRSGGDEFILILPNETLETAKIVAERIRSSWQGVFTSPSGRFTATFSVGISQAGADGVTQEQLLNAADRRMYQDKQKFKSNVICKYKKITTNSLMVTTNLVEIDQLIQNNKKPLVVIDADKGQLINTLDINPNTAWQHDWRIGLAATPAKIGKKTELYSIPPDETDIEWEERDLRVLKEIVLQAIKAKKKVVIVADKLYPEISERLSSIS